In one bacterium genomic region, the following are encoded:
- a CDS encoding glycosyltransferase, with product MPSAATATPRSVLYLLPVPRFYSQLGGIGGCVAHAHGVMDALLAGGAALTVLSEERPGGAAEPKADWRVHPCASGGKAGRLLWSRRFVAAVRNTVTETVGETGRGPGFDYAYMRYSVQYAPFVPATRAALGRTPLVLELNSFAAQLPGAAWRLYGRLERRAFLAADLILCVSERLRDDVARLMGPDAAARCVVIPNGVEPSRFPAPAPASAAPGAGRALAYCGVLKPAYGLEDLLAVHRELEADFPDLRLHFLGEGPLRPVLEGSPDRGRDVVFHGPVAFDRVPDLLATMDVLVHTTTRANFFQSPIKLYEYMCARRPIVAARQPQTELLLGGAEPAGWLFEVGDRASLRETLAAALADPAEGEARAARGYARVTAEHTWRQRMAGLHAALADRGLLGGGRAAG from the coding sequence TTGCCGTCTGCCGCCACCGCGACGCCCCGCTCGGTGCTCTACCTGCTGCCGGTGCCGCGCTTCTACAGCCAGCTCGGCGGCATCGGCGGCTGCGTGGCCCACGCCCACGGGGTCATGGACGCCCTGCTCGCCGGCGGTGCGGCGCTGACGGTGCTCAGCGAGGAGCGGCCCGGCGGCGCCGCCGAGCCGAAGGCCGACTGGCGGGTGCACCCCTGCGCATCCGGCGGCAAGGCCGGCCGCCTGCTCTGGAGCCGCCGCTTCGTCGCCGCCGTCAGGAACACCGTGACGGAGACCGTGGGGGAGACCGGGCGCGGCCCCGGCTTCGACTACGCCTACATGCGCTACTCGGTGCAGTACGCCCCCTTCGTGCCGGCCACGCGCGCCGCCCTCGGCCGCACGCCCCTCGTGCTCGAGCTGAACAGCTTCGCCGCCCAGCTGCCGGGGGCGGCGTGGCGGCTGTACGGTCGGCTCGAGCGCCGCGCCTTCCTGGCCGCCGACCTGATCCTCTGCGTCTCCGAGCGTCTGCGCGACGACGTGGCCCGCCTCATGGGGCCCGACGCGGCCGCGCGCTGCGTCGTGATCCCCAACGGCGTCGAGCCGAGCCGCTTCCCCGCGCCCGCGCCGGCGAGCGCGGCCCCGGGCGCCGGCCGTGCGCTGGCCTACTGCGGCGTGCTCAAACCCGCCTACGGCCTGGAAGACCTGCTCGCCGTCCACCGGGAGCTGGAGGCCGACTTCCCCGACCTGCGGCTGCACTTCCTGGGCGAGGGGCCCCTGCGTCCCGTGCTCGAGGGCTCGCCCGACCGGGGCCGCGACGTGGTCTTCCACGGCCCGGTCGCCTTCGACAGGGTGCCCGACCTGCTGGCGACCATGGACGTCCTGGTGCACACCACCACGCGCGCCAACTTCTTCCAGTCGCCCATCAAGCTCTACGAGTACATGTGCGCACGAAGGCCCATCGTGGCGGCGCGCCAGCCGCAGACCGAGCTCCTGCTGGGCGGCGCCGAGCCGGCCGGATGGCTGTTCGAGGTGGGCGACCGGGCCAGCCTGCGCGAAACCCTGGCGGCGGCCCTGGCCGATCCGGCCGAGGGCGAGGCGCGGGCGGCGCGGGGCTACGCACGGGTGACGGCCGAGCACACCTGGCGGCAGCGGATGGCGGGGCTGCACGCCGCCCTGGCGGACCGCGGGCTGCTCGGCGGCGGCCGCGCGGCCGGTTGA